The genomic window atctatccatgctgtgtatagtcagtcaactgtcaatcagcgggGCGAGGGGttgggcaagaatcctattctcctgcatattaagaGACCGGATGAACAGAATGTTGTAAttaatacacagatctgttcatCATTTCTGtcgctagtttatgctaccctcattTAAAGCAGTATAAGCctattgacagattccctttctcAGTCCTGATCCGTGTTCTGTAACATAGTTCTTTCAAGTGATACAGTTGTGAGTACAGGCTCTTCACCTGCTAACATCTGTCACGTCCTGCACATCACCACAGTCACTTAAGTATTCTGTAGAGGTTGTTTGACCCCCACATacaacaaaattgacatgtcagaagttttgatctgtAGAATGAACCAGGGAAATTGTATGGCCTAGCACTTCACTTCCTGGCTTGCTGCGCTTCTCATCTTGCtacaggagatgggctccattataagtctaaggAGCCTGTCTTCTGAAGAAAGATTGGAAAGGCATTGAGGAGAGAGACATGGAGTGAAGTACCTGGCTTGTTCTAGAGATCGGTgcaggtctgaacacccagactcccATCAACTGATCAAACCTTTTGCCATGTTTTTGACAAACATTTCTGCAAATGAAGTTCACGCATACATAATACTGCAGCTTGTTATATCATGCTTGACGTTGCATAATTTATCTAATTTTACACATATAACATTTGATGGTGATTTTCTTTCTATTTGCAGCCGGTGCCATCACAGGCACATACACCAACAAGTCAGCAGAGCACACCAATTCAGTACCCATCTCCTCGGTCTCCACCAGCACAGCCACACACCCCAGGACCATTGGCACATGCCACCCCAACGGCCACTGCAGCTACTCCAGCCATGCAAAATAACCAGCCAGTGGAGTTCAACCATGCCATTAATTATGTGAACAAAATAAAGAATCGCTTCCAGGGCCAACCTGACATTTATAAAGCCTTCCTCGAGATCCTGCACACCTACCAGGTAAAAATGTGATGTTTGATTTTCTCTTCTCAAAATTAAGTTGCAAGTTTTTTTACATTATCACATGAAGACGAAGCTGGATGTACAACATCGATGGCACAGCAGTGCAATGCAGAAAAATAAGTTTTAGTCCTTACTCATTTCGGCAACGCAATGATCTCATGGAAGATATGTAAGAAATGTGTATTGTTGGTTAATTTCCCACATTTGGTCAGAATTTTTAATGAGCATTTGCTAACTAAAACCATAATGGGTGCAGAAGACAAAATATCCATtatagttattaaaggggttatgcacaATTAGAAAAACTAGCTGTTTTGTTCTAGAAACAgttccactcttgtcttcagtttgtgcgTGATATTGCAGATCAGTTACATTAAAGTTAATAGAGCGGAgttgtaaggcccccttcacacgtccggaaaatctgtccggatttccggactcataggctaacattagatACGGACACCCTTCccgatttttccggaagggtgtccgttccggaaaataggaccgggttttttagatcctgtcctattttcgtccggaaatccggcacggacgcccccatagaagcctatgggagtgccggaatcacgggcattttcctgatgtatatcaagaaagtggccgtgattccggaatggtagagagccaggacctcaccacgggGCCGATCACCGGGGCCGACCACCCGGACCGCACACTGTGCCCGGtactacagggctggccggccagagtgcggtgcagccCGCCCGCCTGCTACGCTCGCCTGTCCGCCCCTCtccatccgcccccccccctctgctgaccggccatgatgggagttgtagttctgcagcctgtggccatccaggttgcagaagtacaactcccatcatggctctgctgacaggccatgatgggagttgtagttctgcagtctgtggccatccaggtacactaggggctgtgtgggtacctgtgatttatgttggcatactagaccatctcatcaggaaatcctgaaggtttttcctgatggtttcctgatggtaaaaacggattactgtcaggaaatcctgatactttcctgatgacatttgaggtctcctgatcaggattttctgacagtaaaaactgacactgacgtgtgaatgtggcctaatacAACACACAGCCttgaggacaagtgtggtgcaGTTCTTGGAAGAAAACAGTtatgttcttctaatcctggaaaatacGCTTTAAGCGTAGGTCTGCATGTGAGCCTTAGAAATAAAGCGTTAGGACATTTTTAAACAAGGACTTATTATAAAAGTTCATTAGTTTAGTTTGACATAGACaggctgtcttaaaggggtactcccacccCAGCATGTTGTTACTTAATCCATAGGATTGGTGGGGTACCCGGCAGTCGGACCTCAGCGATCTGCTAGTTATAACAAGCTCGGATGGGAATACACCTTTTAAAATACAAATAGTTTTAGATTTTTGGTGGCTACAGTTTTACTGCAATGTATAAATGTGTCTCTCGTTATAGAAGGAACAACGTAATGCCAAGGAAGCAGGGGGAAACTACACTCCTGCCCTGACAGAGCAAGAGGTTTATGCCCAGGTTGCTCGGCTCTTCAAGAACCAGGAAGATCTTTTGTCAGAATTTGGGCAGTTCCTCCCAGATGCCAATAGCTCAGTGGTAAGTTGTTTTCTGATCACTGTTTGGGATTGGAGTTAAGATCAAGTTCTGCAAGTGTAATATTCTCAGGTTGCATGCTTTATCTGAAAATCTCAACAAAGTGGTGATAACATATGGCTTCTCGTCACACAGAATCATCTATTTCAGAAGCCTTTAATGCCTTTACccgtaaaatattttttaatatataaaatgtattttttgggTTTTTTGTTTGCAAAGCTTTTGAGCAAAACCACAGCAGAAAAAGTAGAGTCGGTGAGGAATGACCATGGGGGCACTGTGAAAAAACCTCAGATGAACAATAAGCAGCAGAGACCCAGCCAAAATGGTTGTCAGATACGGCGACATTCAGGCCCCGGAGCCACTCCACCTGTAAAGGTATGTCAGAAGGGACATATTCAGAGGAAATGGTTTTCATTGTAATTTGGGTACCAGCCCAAATATAAGGATGCTATGGTTTCTTTTAGTGGtagatatagaattttttttttttttttttttttttttgctgtctaGTACTTACTGGTGTTGGCACAAGGACGGGGCCACTAAGTCAATCACTATGCGGCCAATTCTATGTACCAACATCAAACACTGTGCTGTGGATTGGGAATGTGCATAGTTACTTTTTAAAACTAGTCCCATAATACCACTTAAAGATATTCTCAGATAGGACTTCCCAGTATATAAATAAGTTGGGGAAAAAATGTCAGTCACaaaagtttaacataaaaactgatCGCATAGCTTGAAGATGCTGTAGAGCAGTAGGTCATTTGTGTTGTGGTTGTTCCTAGTTGACTTTATTCTCTTTTAATAGAAGAAACCGAAAATACTTATCCCAAAGGATCAATCCTTGGCAGACGCAAACAAACATGGAGCAGGGGCAGAGTCTCAATTCTTCGATAAGGTAACTTATGGCTGTTACAAGTGTGAGGTATTTTATGGTAGACATGTATACTTATTTGAGATTATGCAAGCTATAGCAGATACGTCCATAAAATATGTGGCAGCTAAACAAGGTTATTTGTAACACAGAGccatccattttatttttttttcagtagttACGTGTTCTACACAAAGTATTAAGCAAAGAACTTTGGTTGTGGTTTTTCAATACAGTATTCAAATAACATTTGTAAAGCGTTATTGAAAACCTATAAAAACCTGTAAGTTTCATTGTTAATCTCCCTCCTTTTGTAGGTCCGTAAAGCCCTGAGGAGTGCGGAGGCGTATGATAACTTTTTACGATGTCTGGTCATCTTCAATCAGGAGGTCATCTCTCGGTCAGAACTAGTGCAGTTGGTGTCCCCCTTTCTTGCGTGAGTCTCTTACTTACATGGTGTTCCAAGAAATTGCTCAGATAGTTTTCAGTTTTAATTGGAATTAAAGCTTATATGTTAGCTATTGTTTTTATACTGAAAAATATTTATTGACTTGACTTGTTTTTTAAATCCTGCTAACTGTTTATTAATTTTATAAACAGCAAGTTTCCAGAGTTGTTCACCTGGTTCAAGAACTTTTTGGGTTACAAGGAATCTTCACACCTGGAAAGCTTCCCAAAAGAAAGGAATACAGAAGGCATTGCCATGGAAATTGATTATGCTTCATGCAAACGTTTGGGATCCAGTTACAGAGCACTGCCTAAAAGCTTTCAGCAGCCCAAATGCACAGGACGGACCCCACTTTGCAAAGAGGTAAATGGTTACACTAATAGAaagttaaagtgaacctgtcttCACTGTTACGCTGCCCAAACCAAGTTTTCTTGGAGTGGTCCCCTGTGGCCTTTCCTTAAACCATGGGCCTTGATttatagatctctccctatacttAAACAGGACAAACTCTATCAAAGCTGGTGTGGGAAAACCACTAGGGACTGCTCCGATGTCTACTTGTTTGGGCAGCTTgaaatgatgacaggttccctttaattttgtgTTATCAACAAAGCTGCTTAAGCCCCTTttcacatgggccaattatcgataaggagcgttgctagaaatgcttTCTCGGCCGAATCAGCCCATGTAAGCAATCAGCTGAGGAGAGGGTAAACTAGACCACTAGCACATCTTTCACCTGATGTGGTAGTGTAAAGGTCCATTTAGACTGCCaaaagattatctgctaaagatttgaagccaaagccaggaatggatgtgaaaaaaggaaaaatctcaggcttttctttatgacctgatctttgtttatagtctgtttctagctttggcttcaaatctttggcagataatcggtcatataatctttctgtgtaaatggaccataaaggccctattccacgattatgtcataaaatcgttcaaatgatcgctcgttaacgatattcgttctgtagAATAGCTGTAAACgtgcgaacgacaacagcgaaatcgtcgttgagtcgttcactatattttttttcaacatgtcgggaaaaaaaatcgttggtctttcaacaataattcgctaatcttttcgttgaataaaaaatctttcagtcgttcttgaaatgtctacctacatttccccacgttttaaacgacgatgtaacgaccgcaaaaaaatcgttacactacagatatcgttcacgttcccgctcgtattatgtgttatcgttcgcttaaaaaaatcattaagtgctcgttaacgagcggtcgttggagagaTTCTATAAACGATAagcgttccgtgaaatagggctataataCAGCTTGACCTTTGACTTATCAGGAGCGGAAATCAGGACTCGCATCCCCAGCTTTTGATTCATTATGGTTAGGAAGCCAAAGTGAAATTAGTGGGAGTTAAATAATAAGAGAACCATGATGCAACACAACCCATATGCACATGTCCTTATCTGTTTGTAATGAATGTTAATATATCATCTGCACCTGCCTTACCCCACAGGTCCTAAATGATACCTGGGTTTCCTTTCCCTCCTGGTCAGAAGATTCTACGTTTGTCAGTTCTAAAAAGACTCAGTATGAGGAACACATTTATCGTTGTGAAGATGAGAGATTTGAGGTAAGGCATTGTTTGCACAATTTCCTGAAGACATCCATGGACGTTATTACGGTCAAGAAATACTGATCAGGAAACCTTTCAGGCTTCTGGAAATGGTCAGCGTTTTCTGATCGAAAAACTGACGCTCATTGTGCATAATCTCATAGACTTGGTCTTAGTGAtatttgtggttttttttgctacagctggaTGTTGTACTGGAGACCAATCTGGCTACTATCCGTGTATTGGAGGCAATTCAGAAGAAGCTCTCGCGATTATCTGCAGAGGACCAGGCCAAGTTTCGTTTGGACAACACTTTAGGGGGAACATCAGAAGTCATCCACCGCAAGGCACTGCAAAGGATATATGCTGACAAGGCTGCTGATATTATTGATGGCCTGAAGAAAAACCCAGCTGTTGCTGTTCCAATTGTATTGAAAAGGTGTGTGTTGTCTCAGGTGTTATATAACAGAATTCATATTAcatttgactattttttttttttttttattgtttttaagttTTCTTCTTTCTATCTTATCCAGGTTGAAAATGAAGGAAGAGGAATGGAGGGAAGCCCAGCGAGGCTTCAACAAGATATGGAGAGAGCAGAATGAAAAGTACTACCTAAaatcactagaccaccagggtatAAACTATAAGCAAATAGACACAAAAGTCCTTCGCTCGAAAAGCCTTCTTAATGAAATTGAGAGCATCTATGATGAGGTTAGTATCACTAAATCCTTTTGCAATATGCACAGATAATAAATGAGCAGGAACCTCTCTTTTACACCCTTTCCTTTTTATGGGTTAagtatctgtagtgttacaggttATTTAACCCGTTAAGGTATTGCGGATGTCATGGTATAGACTCAGAAAGTGAGTCTGCCTTATGTTATGAAGATGGCATGTGAAATACATAGCTGATACTTACCTGCATCTGTTGGGATCAGAGGTATAGACTGGGCTAGCTAAAAGTATCAAAGCCATATTCTATGCCATTGTGTGACCCTTATTGTATTCTGCAGTTGTTAAGTGGTTCTGAAAATCTTTTAGAAACTTCATAGACGTATGTATGTTTCACAGCGACAAGAGCAAGCATCAGAAGACAATTCTGGCGTCCCCACAGGACCTCATCTCACGCTGACCTATGAGGACAAACAGATTCTAGAGGATGCTGCCTCACTCATTATCCACCATGTGAAGAGACAGACTGGTATACAAAAGGAGGACAAGTACAAAATTAAACAAATTATTTACCATTTCATCCCAGATCTGCTTTTCTCCCAGCGAGGAGAGTTGTCTgatgtggaggaggaagaggaggaggagagtgtcgAAACAGAAGATGGAGTTAGCAAGAAACACAATGGGGTGGGGGGAAGTGGGGCCAGTAGCCCACCAAAAACTAAGTTGATGTTTGCAAACACTGCAGCACAGAAATTCAGGAGCATGGAGGACGCCTACAACTTGTTCTACGTTAACAATAACTGGTACATTTTCCTGAGATTGCACCAGATACTCTGCTCTCGCCTCTTGCGCATTTACAACCAAGCAGAAAAACAAGTAGAAGAAGAAGTGAGGGAAAGGGATTGGGAAAGAGAGGTGCTGGGCCTAAAGAGGGACAAGAATGACAGTCCAGCCATCCAGCTGCGGCTCAAAGAGCCAAGTAAGTGTACCTTAATATCTTTTAAGGGCAGCAGAATGAAAGCATCACTTGTTCTGTTTGTCTGTTCCACATCATAACTTTCTTTATTGGGCTTTCATTTGAAGCAAAAGATACCTGAACATAACATGAAAGCATTGGAGGACATTTCTGAAAGTGTccaataaaaaaacattgttacccTTGTACCAATCACGGCACAGCATTCATTTGTAATAGCGCTCTCAATGCTGTGGTGTTTTGTGTAGGTGTAGAGACCGCTTTCATGAGTTAAGTCTCATCCAGTATTCGCAAAATCACAGCTGCTTTTTTgctaaaacagtgccacccctgtcctcaggttgtttgtggtattgcaattcagctccattcactttaatacagCTGAGCTGcagacccacacccaaactgagagaGATGTTGTTTCTGGATGAAAGTAGCCATActttcctaagcctggataaaccccattaaaggggttatccagcaaaacaaaaacatggccactttcttcaagagacagcatcattcttgtctctagtttgggtgcaggttttgtaactcagttccattgaagtgaatggagcttaattgcaaaccacacaggAACTGGAGACAgtagtcgtgttgtctctggaagaaagtagccatgtttttgtagcgctttaaCATTTTCTTTGGAACTTTATTCAGTGGGTTTAGTGAAGATTTCTCATCAGTATTAAGATTTTAATATGTAAAAAGTTTCCATGTGACCTTAATGCTAAGTAGGTCTATTATCAAAGCTTACCAGAAAAAGAGAGTATATATTGTAATTACATTACATTGTTTAAATGTTTCTATGTTttaattgttgttgttgttgttgttgttgtttttaaactTGCTCTCACATACTTTTACTTGTCTGCCCTTTCTATGTCACAGTGGATATAGAGGCTGTGGATTATTATCCTGCATTCCTAGACATGGTTCGTAACCTGCTGGACGGGAATATGGATTCGAACCAGTATGAAGACTCCCTGCGGGAGATGTTCACCATCCATGCCTTTATTGCTTTTACTATGGACAAGCTGATACAGAGCATAGTCAGGCAGGTGAGTTGTAACACGAAGAAGAAGGTTATTGCTTCACTTGTAATGTAAACTCATTTTTAAGGAAATTGGCTAAATTAGTACCTTCTTATCCAAGCTCTGAGTACAAGAACTGCTGATTACTGCGATTTAAAGAATTAACAGTTAAAATCAATGGCCAGGATGTCCCTATGTAACCTGTTGGTAGTCTATTTCTGATATTCTGACACCTAGTGGCATGTATGAAACTGCAGTATTTGATGACACGTGCTGTATAGGCTTAAAAGGACATAAAATATAGCCATTAATGGCATGGAGACACATCACACAATCACTTTATTTGGGAGTACCGATCCACTAAAATGCCTCataagacaggtacacttttaatcATATATCTACAAGAAACTTTACAGAGTATAAGTAATATGCTGATAGAACACCTATTCTATAGTCCCTACACCCTAACCAGAGTTTGCAAAGCTTTACTTTTTCCaatggtttaaaggagaagtccgggcaaacaCAATTTTTGCATATCATCCCCAAATCAAAAGTTACATCAGTGCCTAATATACTCTATTTACCGATTTTGCGATCTTACCGCACTTTTCTGGGCCTTGATTCCTGCCGGAAGTAGTGTAGTCCTGTAGATTTTGCCTACGCCACGAATTGTGTCCGCCATCTTGATTCGCAACGTCACTGCGGTTCGGAGCCACCCCCTTCATTACATGGGTGGAATTATGCAGGGATGATGACTGAAACAGGgaagaggatgctgggaaatgtagtagaAGAGCTGCAGCTTAGGAAGAGAAGACATGATGATGAGAACAGGTGATGTGGGGGTCACAGAGCAGCGATTTTGGGCTAAAACTGTTCCTATACATAAGGTATATATGATCCCTGGtttaaataattgttttttttagcagaccctggagttgccctttaatgtgCTGATCTAAATAGCTTAGTGTGAAGAACTTCAGCCATTATGTTTCACCAAGCAGCCGTGCTAAGTTAGTGCATTTTAGCTTCTATTTACATCAGTGGGGTAAATGGTAGGGAACAGCTGTCATCTGCCACTAGATAGAACAGTGGGGGAGTTTCATCAGTACACACCACACACAATTTATGCTTGTATAAGCATGCTTTGCCTAAGCATAGTACTGTTGACACTGGTAGTGCAAGACCTATGCTGagtacttaaagggaacatgaCAATTAAATAAAAGTGAATAATAAAAGATGATTAAATAAAGGGAAGATAAGTTTCACACATTTTCTGCTAGAGTTACTGCCATCATAATTTTTACACTCCAATATGAACGTATAAGTGCGAGTGTGAATATTAACACCCCAACATAATACCAAGAAAGTGGAAGTGAATTATGTCAAAGGGATGCAACAGGTAAATAGGGATGGTACACTCACAGTATGAGGACGAGACCctgaaaatggaagaaaaaacagTTTTAATTGAGAAGGAGAATGAAGAAGGAAGACTTGTAAAAAACAGATGATTTATACGCAAAATCAGAAATGAAAATTCAAACATCACAGCTGTAACAAtcatgaaaaatatataaaatcatgAAATTTagggaaataaaacattttatgaGACTACGCATATGGTGGTCCTATATGTGACAATATTTTTCAGAGCTATTTGCCATACATTATTAAATCTCAATTAcataagtatatgtatatattaaaggggaactcgaggtagaggttaaaaaaatgaaactgctgcagaagcatatagcattacttacctgtctattcaAGTTTTAaaacaaccaaaaatccatttgttttggggggttttgttctgttttgtgtttctgtacttcctggctgagcagttgtacacagtactacaggttccagaatgcaatgcttcctcagctgttcatcacagtcccccaccctgcccagtCCCagtccaaatctgttgcagaacatctaggctgtgttcacacattgcagttttattgtgttactgaattatttgcagtaatttatgatttcattgtagtcccacccacacagcacgccgtattctctacctgtaacaccacacagcactgtattctctacctgtaacaccacacagcacgttgtattctctacctgtaacaccacacagcacgctgtattctgtacctgtaacaccacacagcccgctgtattctctacctgtaacaccacacagcgcgctgtattctctacctgtaataccacacggcacgctctattctctacctgtaacaccacacaacactttattctctacctgtaacaccacacagaacgctgtattctctacctgtaacaccacacagcacgctgtattctctacctgtaacaccacacagcacactgtattctctacctgtaacaccacacagcacacagttactacctgtaacaccacacagcacgctgtattctctacctgtaacgctgatattggaaaaaagtaaagaactttttgaatttttttttttcttttcatttccacgcacatattatgatcaagcatcttttatctttgaagttgagccccacaataaggctctgatcctctctgctgtttagcatcatttacttgtgttactgcatcatttttgcaatgacactccaacatgtgtgaacatagcccttatttcactgcacacttctgcacaatcggAGAAATCAGTGTAACACCTttttctggccggtcagagatggtgaatcactcagccagccaagcctcct from Dendropsophus ebraccatus isolate aDenEbr1 chromosome 1, aDenEbr1.pat, whole genome shotgun sequence includes these protein-coding regions:
- the SIN3A gene encoding paired amphipathic helix protein Sin3a isoform X4, with the translated sequence MQNNQPVEFNHAINYVNKIKNRFQGQPDIYKAFLEILHTYQKEQRNAKEAGGNYTPALTEQEVYAQVARLFKNQEDLLSEFGQFLPDANSSVLLSKTTAEKVESVRNDHGGTVKKPQMNNKQQRPSQNGCQIRRHSGPGATPPVKKKPKILIPKDQSLADANKHGAGAESQFFDKVRKALRSAEAYDNFLRCLVIFNQEVISRSELVQLVSPFLAKFPELFTWFKNFLGYKESSHLESFPKERNTEGIAMEIDYASCKRLGSSYRALPKSFQQPKCTGRTPLCKEVLNDTWVSFPSWSEDSTFVSSKKTQYEEHIYRCEDERFELDVVLETNLATIRVLEAIQKKLSRLSAEDQAKFRLDNTLGGTSEVIHRKALQRIYADKAADIIDGLKKNPAVAVPIVLKRLKMKEEEWREAQRGFNKIWREQNEKYYLKSLDHQGINYKQIDTKVLRSKSLLNEIESIYDERQEQASEDNSGVPTGPHLTLTYEDKQILEDAASLIIHHVKRQTGIQKEDKYKIKQIIYHFIPDLLFSQRGELSDVEEEEEEESVETEDGVSKKHNGVGGSGASSPPKTKLMFANTAAQKFRSMEDAYNLFYVNNNWYIFLRLHQILCSRLLRIYNQAEKQVEEEVRERDWEREVLGLKRDKNDSPAIQLRLKEPMDIEAVDYYPAFLDMVRNLLDGNMDSNQYEDSLREMFTIHAFIAFTMDKLIQSIVRQLQHIVSDEICVQVTDLYLSESACNATGGLLATQTSRTLGEANYQRKAEQLMADENCFKLMFFQSCGQVQITIELLDTEEENSDDPAETERWSDYVERYMNCDSTSPELREHLAQKPVFLPRNLRRIRKCQRGREQQEKEGNGKRTLENLESLDKLQCKFKLNSYKMVYVIKSEDYMYRRTALLRAQQSHERVSKRLHQRFQTWLSKWNLEHVSREMAADTRKWLMGEGVDGMVPCATTRDSEILHFVDINKYRVKYGPAFKTP